The following proteins come from a genomic window of Ictalurus furcatus strain D&B chromosome 14, Billie_1.0, whole genome shotgun sequence:
- the LOC128617845 gene encoding protocadherin alpha-2-like, with amino-acid sequence MNSDLKESFTMTVRGQRSKCWMVLWFSLLVCLDVLAYAQIKYSIPEERKEGYVVGNIAKDLGLDVSALASRGFRIVSGSKDALFEVNQNNGVLYVHKRIDREEICDGSTTCLINLKVAIDDPLDVHYVGIEITDINDNSPNFPEKEKRLEIAENRLTGTRFQLQAARDPDVGINSVRSYKISQNENFDLQVRERGEEQIPYLVLQKQLDREKKGEHSVILTATDGGTPPKSATLNVTVIVLDSNDNPPVFSQETYSVALPENIQPGVLILKISSTDLDEGSNGNITYSFGSEVNAEVRDIFTLDSTTGEIRTKGFLDFEDTDIYKLDVQATDKGQPPLTSESGVIIKILDVNDNTPEIEITSLSNVISEDAQPGTVISLISVTDKDSGVNGNVVCHVNDNVPFVLKPSVQYNMYSLVTKSSLDRELVSQYEITISATDLGQPSLSSLKSFSIKVSDVNDNRPEFLFNPLDVYLFENNLPGASIFSVLALDKDINENSAISYQITRGIETRNAMASFLNINSETGVIHALKSFDFETIKTFQFHVLATDSGTPSLSSNVTVNVFILDQNDNVPVILYPVSANGSAEGVEEIPRNVNAGHLVTKVRAYDADIGYNGWLLFSLQEVSDHSLFALDRYTGQIRTLRSFTETDEAEHKLVILVKDNGNVSLSATATVIIKLVEPKEAFAASDVKNAVKEEKENNVTFYLIITLGSVSFLFIISIIVLIVMQCSKSTDYSSKYLQDTNYDGTLCHSIQYRSGDKRYMLVGPRMSIGSTIVPGSNGNTLVVPDRRRRTSGEVRIA; translated from the coding sequence ATGAACTCGGATTTAAAGGAATCTTTCACAATGACTGTCCGAGGACAAAGGAGCAAATGCTGGATGGTTTTGTGGTTCTCTTTGCTGGTTTGCTTAGATGTGTTAGCTTATGCTCAGATTAAATATTCTATTCCAGAGGAGCGAAAAGAAGGATACGTTGTGGGAAATATTGCTAAGGACTTAGGACTTGATGTCAGTGCTCTAGCGAGTAGAGGATTTCGAATTGTTTCTGGATCTAAGGACGCTCTGTTCGAGGTAAATCAGAACAATGGCGTCTTATATGTGCATAAGAGAATCGACAGAGAGGAAATATGCGATGGAAGTACGACTTGTCTCATAAATCTTAAAGTAGCTATCGATGATCCTCTAGACGTCCACTATGTAGGGATAGAAATCACGGATATAAATGATAATTCACCGAATTttccagagaaagagaaaagacttGAGATAGCAGAAAATAGGCTTACAGGAACCCGTTTCCAGCTGCAGGCTGCGCGGGATCCTGATGTAGGTATAAACTCGGTCAGGTCATATAAGATAAGTCAAAACGAGAATTTTGATTTACAAGTCAGAGAAAGGGGAGAAGAACAAATTCCATATCTGGTTTTACAAAAACAACTTGACCGAGAGAAAAAAGGGGAGCATAGTGTAATTCTCACTGCAACTGATGGAGGGACTCCGCCAAAATCAGCGACTCTTAATGTTACAGTAATAGTTCTTGATTCAAATGATAACCCTCCTGTTTTCAGTCAAGAAACGTACTCCGTAGCTCTCCCAGAAAACATCCAACCCGGTGTCCTTATTTTGAAGATCTCTTCAACAGATTTAGACGAAGGTTCTAACGGCAATATAACGTATTCGTTTGGAAGTGAAGTGAACGCAGAGGTTCGCGATATATTCACTTTGGACAGCACAACGGGAGAAATTCGAACAAAAGGCTTTCTTGATTTTGAGGACACTGATATCTACAAACTGGATGTACAAGCAACTGATAAAGGTCAACCACCATTAACAAGTGAAAGTGGGGTAATCATAAAAATATTGGACGTTAATGACAATACCCCAGAAATAGAGATAACATCACTCTCTAACGTGATTTCTGAAGATGCACAACCTGGTACTGTCATCTCTTTGATTAGTGTTACAGATAAGGATTCAGGAGTAAACGGAAATGTTGTGTGTCACGTTAACGACAATGTGCCCTTTGTGTTAAAACCGTCAGTGCAATATAATATGTATTCTTTAGTGACGAAAAGTTCTTTGGACAGAGAGTTAGTCTCACAATATGAGATAACGATTAGCGCGACAGACCTGGGTCAGCCTTCACTTTCCTCGTTAAAATCGTTTAGCATCAAAGTGTCGGATGTCAACGACAACAGACCAGAGTTTTTATTTAACCCCCTAGACGTGTATCTTTTCGAAAATAACTTGCCTGGAGCATCCATATTTTCTGTCTTGGCGCTTGACAAAGACATAAATGAAAATTCTGCAATATCATACCAAATTACTAGAGGAATAGAGACCCGAAATGCAATGGCATCATTCCTAAATATTAATTCTGAAACAGGAGTTATTCATGCGCTCAAAAGTTTTGATTTTGAAACAATCAAGACGTTCCAATTTCACGTGCTCGCTACAGATTCTGGAACTCCGTCACTAAGCAGCAACGTCACAGTGAACGTGTTCATTCTGGATCAGAACGACAACGTTCCAGTGATCTTATATCCAGTCAGCGCTAACGGTTCTGCTGAAGGTGTGGAGGAGATTCCCCGCAATGTCAACGCAGGACATTTAGTGACTAAAGTGAGAGCCTATGACGCGGATATAGGATACAACGGCTGGTTATTATTTTCACTGCAGGAAGTGAGTGACCACAGTCTCTTTGCTTTGGACCGCTATACAGGACAGATAAGGACCCTTCGTTCATTCACAGAAACAGATGAGGCTGAACATAAACTGGTCATACTGGTCAAAGACAATGGAAACGTTTCACTTTCAGCTACAGCAACTGTGATTATTAAACTTGTGGAGCCAAAAGAGGCTTTTGCTGCGTCTGACGTTAAAAACGCagtaaaagaagagaaagaaaataacgttacattttatttgattattacaCTGGGCTCggtttcatttctgtttattatcagtatCATCGTGCTGATTGTAATGCAGTGCTCCAAATCTACAGATTATTCCTCCAAGTACTTACAAGATACAAATTACGACGGGACACTTTGTCACAGCATCCAGTACAGATCCGGAGATAAACGCTACATGTTAGTTGGACCCAGAATGAGTATCGGTTCTACTATAGTTCCAGGTAGTAATGGAAATACTCTAGTGGTACCAGATCGCAGAAGAAGAACTTCTGGTGAGGTAAGAATCGCATAG
- the LOC128618356 gene encoding protocadherin alpha-4-like: MMGDGVQSRRWTYLWIASLLLCFTDQISPQIRYSVPEEVKEGTIVGNLAKDLSLDVSSLVNRRLRIVSGPKQALFQANQDNGVLYVQTKIDREEVCEDNSACLINLKIAVEAPLEIHHVVVEITDINDNVPSFSQTHQHFEIAEHTPVGTSFQLHAARDQDTAPNSVRNYKLGQNANFEIDTKNSDGEKIPFLVIRKPLDREQTEDYRLVVTAEDGGNPPKTGTLNINVKVLDTNDNRPVFSQNEYSVTLQENAPVGTVVITVNATDSDQGSNGNIEYAFVKTMKRKVYDIFQLDGITGEILVKGEVDFEDMEVYKLDIQASDKGQPPLTVESRVIIKILDINDNKPEIEVTSLSNVVAEDSSIGTIISFISVSDKDSELNGKVVCTLAGSVPFELKPSVQENMYSLVTKQNLDREMVANYDIIITATDLGQPPLSTIKTLSLLVSDVNDNRPQFYQHSLELYLLENNTPGTSIFQVSAFDDDSDENAVLSYHIIRNGGAQNDLTSFLNINSETGVIHALKSFDFEITKMFQFHVLATDSGTPSLSSNVTVNVFILDKNDNVPVILYPVSANGSAEGVEEIPRNVNAGHLVTKVRAYDADIGYNGWLLFSLQEVSDHSLFALDRYTGQIRTLRPFTETDEPEHKLVILVKDNGNVSLSATATVIIKLVEPKEAFAASDVKNSVKEEKENDVAFYLIITLGSVSFLFIISIIVLIVMQCSKSTDYSSKYLQDTNYDGTLCHSIQYRSGDKRYMLVGPRTSIGSTLVPGSNANTLVIQDHRRRTSVEVWVCL; encoded by the coding sequence ATGATGGGAGATGGAGTACAAAGCCGGAGATGGACGTATTTGTGGATTGCCTCTTTGTTGCTTTGCTTCACGGACCAGATTTCGCCTCAGATAAGGTACTCTGTTCCAGAGGAGGTGAAAGAGGGAACCATTGTAGGAAATCTTGCTAAGGATTTAAGCCTTGATGTGAGTTCTTTGGTGAACAGACGGCTCCGTATCGTTTCCGGACCCAAACAAGCACTTTTTCAAGCTAATCAGGACAATGGCGTCTTGTACGTTCAAACTAAAATCGACAGGGAGGAGGTATGTGAGGATAATAGCGCCTGCTTGATAAATCTGAAAATTGCTGTTGAAGCCCCTTTAGAAATCCACCATGTTGTCGTCGAAATAACAGATATCAACGATAATGTCCCCAGTTTTTCTCAAACGCATCAGCATTTTGAGATAGCTGAGCATACCCCTGTAGGAACAAGCTTCCAGTTGCACGCAGCACGTGACCAGGACACGGCACCAAATTCGGTTCGCAATTATAAATTAGGCCAGAATGCTAATTTTGAAATCGATACTAAAAATAGCGACGGAGAAAAAATTCCATTCTTAGTTATACGGAAGCCACTTGATCGTGAACAAACAGAGGATTATCGGTTGGTTGTTACAGCAGAAGATGGGGGAAATCCCCCGAAAACAGGTACCCTGAACATTAACGTTAAAGTACTTGACACAAATGATAATCGTCCTGTGTTCAGTCAAAACGAGTATTCCGTGACATTACAAGAAAATGCTCCAGTTGGCACCGTTGTGATTACAGTAAATGCAACTGACAGTGACCAGGGCTCCAACGGTAATATTGAATACGCATTCGTCAAAACAATGAAGCGCAAAGTCTATGACATTTTTCAATTAGATGGCATTACAGGAGAAATACTAGTTAAAGGTGAAGTTGACTTTGAGGACATGGAGGTTTACAAGTTAGATATACAGGCCTCGGATAAAGGACAGCCTCCTCTCACAGTGGAGAGCAGAGTAATAATTAAGATTTTagatattaatgataataaaccGGAGATTGAAGTGACGTCTCTGTCAAATGTTGTTGCTGAAGACTCCAGTATTGGCACTATTATTTCTTTCATCAGCGTTTCTGACAAAGACTCCGAACTTAACGGAAAAGTTGTATGCACTCTAGCAGGAAGTGTCCCTTTTGAACTCAAACCATCCGTTCAAGAGAATATGTACTCATTAGTAACGAAGCAAAACTTAGATCGTGAGATGGTAGCAAATTATGACATCATTATAACAGCCACTGATTTAGGCCAGCCTCCATTATCCACTATTAAAACTTTATCCCTGCTGGTATCAGATGTAAACGATAACAGACCGCAGTTTTATCAACATTCTCTTGAACTGTACTTGCTAGAAAATAATACCCCTGGTACGTCAATTTTTCAAGTGAGCGCTTTTGATGACGACTCTGATGAAAACGCGGTGCTATCATATCACATTATTAGAAATGGTGGAGCACAAAATGATTTGACATCATTCCTAAATATCAATTCTGAAACTGGAGTTATTCACGCGCTCAAAAGTTTTGATTTTGAGATTACCAAAATGTTCCAGTTTCACGTGCTCGCTACAGATTCTGGAACTCCGTCACTAAGCAGCAACGTCACAGTGAATGTGTTCATTCTGGATAAGAACGACAACGTTCCAGTGATCTTATATCCAGTCAGCGCTAACGGTTCTGCTGAAGGTGTGGAGGAGATTCCACGAAATGTCAACGCAGGACATTTGGTGACTAAAGTGAGAGCCTATGACGCGGATATAGGATACAACGGCTGGTTATTATTTTCACTGCAGGAAGTGAGTGACCACAGTCTCTTTGCTTTGGACCGTTATACAGGACAGATAAGGACCCTTCGCCCATTCACAGAAACAGATGAGCCTGAACATAAACTGGTCATATTGGTCAAAGACAATGGAAATGTTTCACTTTCAGCAACAGCGACTGTGATCATTAAACTTGTTGAGCCCAAAGAGGCTTTTGCTGCATCCGATGTTAAAAACTCagtaaaagaagagaaagaaaatgacgttgcattttatttgatcattacCTTGGGCTcggtttcatttcttttcattatcaGTATTATTGTACTGATTGTAATGCAGTGCTCCAAATCTACAGACTATTCCTCCAAATATTTACAAGATACAAATTACGACGGGACACTGTGTCACAGCATCCAGTACAGATCTGGAGATAAACGCTACATGTTAGTAGGACCCAGAACGAGTATCGGTTCTACTCTAGTTCCAGGCAGTAATGCGAATACTCTAGTGATACAAGACCACAGGAGGAGAACTTCTGTTGAGGTATGGGTATGTCTCTAA
- the LOC128617844 gene encoding protocadherin alpha-3-like — MYCCRQRRRWEYCWIVLCFSLLMRLTEQVSTQIRYSVPEEVKDGTFVGNLAKDLGLDVSSLVYRRLRIVSGSHDDLFQVNQNNGVLSVHKKIDREEICDRNRACTINLKTLIENPLEIHYIEVEIMDVNDNFPVFPETQIYLEISESTHSGARFELQAARDLDAGINSIRSYKLEQNEHFQLQMKNGDDEDKIIFLVLQKLLDREQQSKHLLSLTAFDGGNPPKSGTLDIIVSVIDVNDNIPVFTQEIYAVTLNENVPVGTIITTVNASDADEGLNGELEYTLRRSSKSNVNDVFELDSVTGEISVKGNIDYEENEVYRLNVQATDKGQPPMTVDCRVVIKVIDANDNKPEIHITSLSNMVLEDSKRGTVIALVSVTDKDSGVNGKVICSLSGNTPFELKPSVKDNMYSLVTKDGLDRELVSYYDITIKAMDLGQPPQSNYKSLNVQVADVNDNSPEFSQNPLELYLLENNSPGELTFSVSATDRDVNENAAITYSIIRRDGKQNEMASFINVNAENGQMRALTSFDFEKVKTFQFHVLATDSGTPSLSSNITVNVFILDQNDNVPVILYPVSANGSAEGVEEIPRNVNAGHLVTKVRAYDADIGYNGWLLFSLQEVSDHSLFALDRYTGQIRTLRSFTETDDAEHKLVILVKDNGNVSLSATATVIIKLVEPKEASAASDVKYPVKEEEETNVTFYLIITLGSVSFLFIVSIIILIVMQCSKTTDYSSKYLQDTNYDGTLCHSIQYRSGDKRYMLVGPRTSIGSTLVPGSTGNTLRGTNMHSREVSFRGFPFILSFLF, encoded by the coding sequence ATGTATTGTTGCAGACAAAGGCGGAGATGGGAGTACTGCTGGATTGTTCTGTGCTTTTCTTTGCTGATGCGCCTTACGGAGCAGGTTTCGACTCAGATAAGGTATTCTGTTCCGGAGGAGGTTAAAGATGGAACCTTTGTAGGAAATCTTGCTAAGGATCTGGGTCTTGATGTAAGTTCTTTGGTATACAGACGGCTTCGTATAGTTTCTGGGTCTCATGACGATCTTTTCCAGGTTAATCAGAACAATGGCGTCCTGTCTGTTCATAAGAAAATCGACCGAGAGGAGATATGTGATAGGAACCGAGCTTGCACAATAAACTTAAAAACCTTAATTGAAAATCCACTTGAAATACATTACATTGAAGTAGAGATAATGGACGTTAATGACAATTTCCCAGTTTTTCCAGAAACCCAAATCTATTTAGAAATATCAGAAAGTACACATTCAGGTGCACGATTTGAACTTCAAGCAGCTCGTGACCTGGACGCTGGAATAAATTCTATCCGTTCTTATAAACTAGAGCAAAATGAACACTTTCAGTTACAAATGAAAAATGGCGACGATGAGgacaaaatcatttttttagTCCTACAGAAGCTGTTAGACAGAGAGCAACAAAGCAAACACTTGTTAAGTTTGACCGCATTTGATGGAGGGAATCCTCCCAAATCTGGTACTTTAGATATTATTGTTTCTGTTATTGATGTTAACGACAACATACCTGTTTTTACTCAAGAAATATATGCAGTTACACTAAACGAAAACGTCCCAGTTGGCACTATAATTACAACCGTTAATGCCAGCGATGCAGACGAGGGTTTAAATGGAGAACTTGAGTATACACTTAGACGATCATCCAAAAGTAATGTAAACGACGTATTTGAGTTAGATAGTGTTACTGGAGAGATTAGTGTAAAAGGAAACATTGACTATGAGGAAAATGAAGTGTACAGGTTAAATGTCCAGGCAACTGACAAAGGACAGCCACCGATGACAGTAGATTGTAGAGTTGTCATAAAAGTTATAGACGCGAATGATAATAAACCTGAAATACATATTACGTCATTATCCAACATGGTTCTCGAAGACTCTAAAAGGGGAACAGTGATTGCCCTGGTTAGTGTTACTGATAAGGATTCTGGTGTCAATGGTAAAGTTATTTGCAGTCTTTCAGGTAACACACCTTTTGAGCTGAAACCATCAGTCAAAGACAACATGTATTCATTAGTGACGAAAGATGGGTTAGATAGAGAACTTGTTTCATATTATGACATTACTATTAAAGCAATGGACTTAGGCCAACCTCCTCAATCCAATTACAAATCTCTAAATGTACAGGTTGCTGACGTGAACGATAACAGTCCAGAATTCTCCCAGAATCCTCTTGAACtttatttattggaaaataactcACCTGGGGAACTCACGTTTTCTGTAAGTGCCACTGACAGAGATGTTAATGAAAATGCAGCAATCACTTATTCTATTATCAGAAGAGACggtaaacaaaatgaaatggcATCCTTTATAAACGTCAATGCGGAAAACGGGCAAATGCGCGCTTTAACAAGTTTCGATTTTGAAAAAGTCAAGACGTTCCAGTTCCATGTACTCGCTACAGATTCTGGAACTCCGTCACTAAGCAGCAACATCACAGTGAACGTCTTCATTCTGGATCAGAACGACAACGTTCCAGTGATCTTATATCCAGTCAGCGCTAACGGTTCTGCTGAAGGTGTGGAGGAGATTCCCCGCAATGTCAACGCAGGACATTTGGTGACTAAAGTGAGAGCCTATGACGCGGATATAGGATACAACGGCTGGCTATTATTTTCACTGCAGGAAGTGAGTGACCACAGTCTCTTTGCTTTGGACCGTTATACAGGACAGATAAGGACCCTTCGCTCATTCACAGAAACAGATGATGCTGAACATAAACTGGTCATACTGGTCAAAGACAATGGAAACGTTTCACTTTCAGCAACAGCGACTGTGATCATTAAACTTGTTGAGCCCAAAGAGGCTTCTGCTGCATCCGATGTTAAATACCCAgtaaaagaagaggaagaaactaatgttacattttatttgatcattacCTTGGGCTCAGTTTCGTTTCTTTTTATTGTCAGCATTATTATTCTGATTGTAATGCAGTGCTCCAAAACTACAGACTATTCCTCCAAATATTTGCAAGATACAAATTACGACGGGACACTGTGTCACAGCATCCAGTACAGATCTGGAGATAAACGCTACATGTTAGTTGGACCAAGAACGAGTATCGGATCTACTCTAGTTCCTGGTAGTACTGGGAATACACTGAGAGGAACCAATATGCACAGTCGTGAGGTGAGTTTTCGCGGTTTTCCATTTATattaagttttcttttttaa
- the LOC128618359 gene encoding protocadherin alpha-13-like, with amino-acid sequence MVTRQYTTLTAILRCCFVLCLCGNVLAQIRYSIAEESIQGSVVGNIAKDLGLDVNKLKERRFRIVSGSKDGFLQINQDNGALIVSGNIDREELCEKNNVCTVNLKTVAENPLEIHYIEVEIADINDNSPVFPVRQKYLEISENAVPQSTRLPLDAARDLDAGVNSLHKYILSPNNHFELDVKTREEDKIPFLILKKQLDREQKSQLNLTLTAYDGGKPEKFGSVNITITVVDINDNAPVFDRQVYTVTLEENIEFGSSVVKLHATDLDEGANGQVVYAFDKSLMGKAFDKFEINSNTGEITVKGSIDFEEQRVYEIDIQASDKGPVPLTGHCSIIINIKDLNDNAPEIDVTSLSTEILEDSNPGTAISLISVSDRDSGENSMVICSLTDDISFELKPSFQKSMYSLVTKGLLDREIVSIYTVTIMCKDRGEPSLSSQKTIQVNIADVNDNSPMFTQNPFNFYISENNTPGTSIFSISASDIDQNENAHISYHILKAEGHQTNIVSYLNINSEDGNANVYALKSFDFETTKMFQFHIVASDSGTPSLSSNVTVNVFILDQNDNVPVILYPVSANGSAEGVEEIPRNVNAGHLVTKVRAYDVDIGYNGWLLFSLQEVSDHSLFALDRYTGQIRTLRPFTETDEAEHKLVILVKDNGNVSLSATATVIIKLVEPKEAFAASDVKNTVKEEEENNVTFYLIITLGSVSFLFIISIIMLLVMQCSKSTDYSSKYLQDTNYDGTLCNSIQYRSGNKQYMLVGPRMSIGSTLVSGSNGNTLVIPDRRRRASGEVRKSARLCSIFFILNM; translated from the coding sequence ATGGTAACTCGGCAGTACACAACGTTAACGGCGATTCTGCGCTGCTGTTTTGTATTGTGTTTATGTGGCAACGTACTCGCTCAGATTCGCTACTCTATTGCAGAAGAATCTATACAAGGATCGGTTGTAGGGAATATTGCCAAAGATCTGGGCCTTGATGTAAATAAACTTAAAGAGAGACGATTTCGGATTGTTTCCGGATCAAAAGATGGCTTCTTACAGATAAACCAGGACAATGGAGCGCTTATTGTGAGTGGGAACATCGACAGGGAGGAGCTTTGCGAGAAAAACAATGTGTGCACAGTGAACCTTAAAACCGTGGCCGAAAATCCTTTGGAAATCCATTATATCGAGGTAGAAATTGCAGATATTAACGATAATTCTCCTGTTTTTCCTGTGCGCCAAAAGTATTTAGAGATATCAGAAAATGCTGTGCCCCAGAGTACGCGCCTGCCACTAGACGCTGCGCGTGATTTAGACGCAGGTGTAAATTCTCTGCATAAATACATCCTTAGTCCGAATAATCACTTTGAATTAGATGTTAAAACTCGCGAAGAAGACAAAATTCCTTTTTTGATTTTGAAAAAGCAGCTTGACAGAGAACAGAAATCCCAGTTGAATCTAACTTTAACAGCGTATGATGGCGGAAAGCCAGAAAAATTCGGTTCAGTTAACATTACTATAACAGTTGTTGACATCAACGATAACGCCCCAGTTTTTGATCGTCAGGTGTACACTGTAACATTAGAGGAAAATATCGAGTTTGGTTCATCGGTAGTAAAACTACATGCCACAGATTTAGATGAAGGTGCCAACGGACAAGTCGTTTATGCGTTTGACAAAAGTCTAATGGGCAAAGCTTTTGataaatttgaaataaattctAATACAGGAGAGATTACTGTAAAAGGATCAATAGATTTTGAAGAACAGCGTGTTTATGAAATAGACATACAAGCTTCTGATAAAGGGCCAGTACCTTTAACAGGTCACTGCAGtatcataataaatataaaggaTTTGAATGATAATGCACCCGAAATTGATGTGACCTCACTCTCCACTGAGATATTGGAGGACTCGAATCCAGGGACAGCTATATCTCTGATCAGCGTATCTGACAGAGATTCAGGTGAGAATAGTATGGTTATATGTAGCCTTACAGATGACATCTCTTTTGAATTGAAACCCTCTTTTCAGAAGAGCATGTACTCTCTGGTCACTAAAGGCCTGTTAGACAGGGAGATTGTTTCTATATACACAGTAACCATAATGTGCAAGGATAGAGGGGAGCCATCTTTATCATCACAAAAGACAATACAAGTTAATATTGCAGATGTCAATGACAACAGTCCAATGTTTACTCAAAAcccatttaatttttatattagtGAAAACAACACCCCGGGCACATCTATATTCTCTATTAGTGCTTCTGACATAGATCAGAATGAAAATGCACACATATCTTACCATATTCTGAAGGCAGAAGGCCATCAGACAAACATTGTCTCCTACCTGAATATAAATTCAGAAGATGGGAATGCTAATGTTTATGCACTAAAAAGCTTTGACTTTGAAACTACAAAAATGTTTCAGTTCCATATTGTTGCTTCAGATTCTGGAACTCCGTCACTAAGCAGCAACGTCACAGTGAACGTGTTCATTCTGGATCAGAACGACAATGTTCCAGTGATCTTATATCCAGTCAGTGCTAACGGTTCTGCTGAAGGTGTGGAGGAGATTCCCCGCAATGTCAACGCAGGACATTTAGTGACTAAAGTGAGAGCCTATGATGTGGATATAGGATACAACGGTTGGTTATTATTTTCACTACAGGAAGTGAGTGACCACAGTCTCTTTGCTTTGGACCGCTATACAGGACAAATAAGGACCCTTCGTCCATTCACAGAAACAGATGAGGCTGAACATAAACTGGTCATACTGGTCAAAGACAATGGAAATGTTTCCCTTTCAGCAACAGCAACTGTGATTATCAAACTTGTGGAGCCCAAAGAGGCTTTTGCTGCATCCGATGTTAAAAACACAgtaaaagaagaggaagaaaataacgttacattttatttgatcattacTTTGGGCtcagtttcatttcttttcattatcaGTATTATTATGCTGCTTGTAATGCAGTGCTCCAAATCTACAGACTATTCCTCCAAGTACTTACAAGACACCAATTATGACGGTACGCTGTGTAACAGCATCCAGTACAGATCTGGAAATAAACAGTACATGTTAGTTGGACCCAGAATGAGTATCGGTTCTACTTTAGTTTCTGGGAGTAATGGAAACACCTTAGTAATTCCagatagaagaagaagagcttCTGGTGAGGTAAGAAAATCAGCTAGGTtgtgttctattttttttattttgaacatgTAA